The Beijerinckiaceae bacterium RH AL1 genome has a segment encoding these proteins:
- a CDS encoding Outer membrane protein assembly factor (ID:RHAL1_03287;~source:Prodigal:2.6), with protein sequence MAGAVRRSRPSRCLATFSGRSLRSSATGVVAGVVAGAAAYAGAGAPPALAFDPFFGLFAKDTPPPVSATTLPYSVAVDVRGEAADKDAIAQALRDASATYRLRHDAPSDGDGLMRRLAADSAPLLDALSALGYYDAQLAAEVAGAPVTFDEAGLAAGARRADDSRNRAVVPIKIVVTPGPLYRLRRLDVDYPRELAPDRLPHRAFRLKPGDPARADDIRAAQIRLVDWVRARGHPLAKVGDLKASVDHATHVMDLQLAIVAGPKAGIGAVTISGSGNIPVPVVASHVYARRGQPYSTDVLAETKRSIARIPAVGSVRIREGDSLDADGNVPIFIDVTERPRHVIGVAVRYSTLDGPGVTTYYEDRNLFGGGEKLRLQADVALLPSITGASYTGLRDIKPSDFGGRIGASFLKPGLFGSSNDLLLDTAANRTRVGSEAFGGYTASEEGGTIAVVHRFSDTFSVQAGVQGKNSYSTDVLGQTSAALVGGTTGVRYDSTDSLLDPTRGVRITGDLDAYGKAVGSTVNLVEAHAAASTYYALDEDARYVLAGRIAAGSLTGAPLTAIPAEERFYAGGGSSVRGFTLGTISPLVYNQITGGRSELEGSLEARVKVTQTIGLVPFIDAGGAFRSNLPSFDDYVGVGAGLGLRYLTPIGPIRFDVATPVNRRHGDSPVAVYVSIGQSF encoded by the coding sequence TTGGCCGGCGCCGTGCGTCGGTCCCGCCCGTCGCGATGCCTGGCAACGTTTTCGGGCCGATCCCTCCGTTCCTCCGCGACCGGCGTCGTCGCCGGCGTCGTGGCCGGCGCCGCGGCTTATGCCGGGGCCGGCGCGCCGCCAGCGCTGGCCTTCGATCCCTTCTTCGGTCTCTTCGCCAAGGACACGCCGCCGCCGGTGAGCGCGACGACGCTGCCGTATTCGGTCGCCGTCGACGTCCGCGGCGAGGCCGCCGACAAGGACGCGATCGCCCAGGCGCTGCGCGATGCCTCCGCCACCTACCGGCTGCGTCACGATGCCCCGTCCGACGGCGACGGCCTGATGCGCCGGCTCGCCGCCGACTCGGCGCCGCTCCTCGATGCGCTCTCGGCGCTCGGCTACTACGATGCGCAGCTCGCGGCCGAGGTTGCGGGCGCGCCCGTGACCTTCGACGAGGCCGGCCTCGCCGCCGGCGCCCGGCGCGCCGACGATTCGCGCAATCGCGCCGTGGTGCCGATCAAGATCGTCGTCACGCCTGGCCCGCTCTACCGGCTGCGCCGGCTCGACGTCGACTATCCGCGCGAGCTCGCGCCCGATCGGCTGCCGCATCGCGCGTTCCGGCTGAAGCCCGGCGATCCCGCGCGCGCCGACGACATCCGCGCGGCGCAGATCCGACTCGTCGACTGGGTCCGCGCGCGCGGGCACCCGTTGGCCAAGGTCGGCGATCTCAAGGCCAGCGTCGATCACGCCACCCACGTCATGGACCTGCAGCTCGCCATCGTCGCGGGCCCGAAGGCCGGCATCGGCGCGGTGACCATCTCGGGCTCGGGCAACATCCCCGTCCCCGTCGTCGCCTCGCATGTCTACGCGAGGCGCGGCCAGCCCTACTCGACGGACGTGCTCGCCGAGACGAAGCGCTCGATCGCCCGCATCCCGGCGGTCGGCAGCGTGCGCATTCGCGAGGGCGATTCGCTCGATGCCGACGGCAACGTGCCGATCTTCATCGACGTCACCGAGCGGCCCCGCCACGTCATCGGCGTCGCCGTACGCTACTCGACGCTCGATGGCCCCGGCGTCACCACCTACTACGAGGACCGCAACCTCTTCGGCGGCGGCGAGAAGCTGCGCCTGCAGGCCGACGTCGCACTGCTGCCGAGCATCACCGGCGCCTCCTACACCGGGCTGCGCGACATCAAGCCCTCCGACTTCGGCGGCCGCATCGGCGCGAGCTTCCTGAAGCCCGGCCTGTTCGGCTCGTCGAACGACCTGCTGCTCGACACCGCGGCCAACCGCACGCGCGTCGGCAGCGAGGCCTTCGGCGGCTACACCGCGAGCGAGGAGGGCGGCACGATCGCAGTCGTGCACCGCTTCTCCGACACATTCTCGGTGCAGGCAGGCGTGCAGGGGAAGAATTCGTACTCGACCGACGTGCTCGGCCAGACGTCAGCGGCCCTCGTCGGCGGCACCACGGGGGTCCGCTACGATTCGACCGACAGCCTGCTTGACCCGACGCGCGGCGTGCGCATCACCGGCGACCTCGATGCCTACGGCAAGGCGGTCGGCTCGACGGTCAACCTCGTCGAGGCGCATGCCGCCGCCTCCACCTACTACGCGCTCGACGAGGACGCCCGCTACGTGCTGGCCGGGCGCATCGCGGCCGGCTCGCTCACCGGCGCGCCGCTCACCGCCATCCCTGCGGAAGAGCGCTTCTATGCCGGCGGCGGCTCCTCGGTGCGCGGCTTCACGCTCGGAACCATTTCGCCGCTCGTCTACAACCAGATCACCGGCGGCCGCAGCGAGCTCGAGGGCTCGCTGGAGGCGCGCGTGAAGGTGACGCAGACGATCGGCCTCGTCCCCTTCATCGACGCCGGCGGCGCGTTCCGCTCCAACCTGCCGAGCTTCGACGACTACGTCGGCGTCGGCGCCGGCCTCGGGCTGCGCTACCTCACGCCGATCGGGCCGATCCGCTTCGACGTCGCGACGCCGGTGAACCGCCGCCACGGCGACAGCCCGGTCGCCGTCTACGTCTCGATCGGGCAGTCGTTCTGA
- a CDS encoding exported protein of unknown function (ID:RHAL1_03288;~source:Prodigal:2.6) produces MLSIRCCLFFSCALLASPAWTSQADPHPAASLRDVRDHFAGCFTPPGETANTRVTFYFSMNAKGGVVAAPRTTWLGFTGSPQDREREIGKFVQSFDACLPVALDRRMAATLPGKVYFLQYVVGRDGHEEQVLLRPFGSHGGGGPGIIAPREPVGPREIEPPPVGAPSLAARPEPMHGPGFDTPIVVPPRRR; encoded by the coding sequence ATGCTTTCGATCCGCTGCTGCCTGTTTTTCTCCTGCGCGCTGCTGGCCTCGCCGGCCTGGACGAGCCAGGCCGATCCGCATCCCGCCGCGAGCCTGCGCGACGTGCGCGACCATTTCGCCGGCTGCTTCACGCCGCCCGGCGAGACGGCGAACACGCGCGTGACCTTCTACTTCTCGATGAACGCCAAGGGCGGCGTCGTCGCCGCGCCGCGCACGACGTGGCTCGGGTTCACCGGCTCGCCGCAAGACCGCGAACGCGAGATCGGCAAGTTCGTGCAGTCCTTTGACGCCTGCCTGCCGGTGGCGCTCGACCGCCGCATGGCGGCCACGCTGCCCGGCAAGGTCTACTTTCTACAGTACGTCGTCGGGCGCGACGGGCACGAGGAGCAGGTGCTGCTGCGCCCCTTCGGCAGCCACGGCGGCGGCGGCCCCGGCATCATCGCGCCGCGCGAGCCGGTGGGCCCGCGCGAGATCGAGCCGCCGCCGGTCGGCGCGCCGTCGCTCGCCGCGCGGCCGGAGCCGATGCACGGGCCGGGCTTCGACACGCCGATCGTCGTCCCGCCGCGGCGGCGGTAA
- the yadH gene encoding putative transporter subunit: membrane component of ABC superfamily protein (ID:RHAL1_03289;~source:Prodigal:2.6), protein MTSFALNLIGIRSIYLFEMRRWVRTSGQSVIAPVLSTALYFIVFGSAIGSRISSVDGVSYGAFIVPGLTMLSLLTQSISNAAFGIYIPKWNGTVYELMSAPVAWYEVVAGYVGAAATKSMLLGLIILVTARFFVSYEIAHPVWMATFLVLIATTFSLFGFIIGVWAKDFERLQIVPLLVVTPLTFLGGSFYSISMLPPFWQKVTLVNPVVYLVSGFRWSFYGRSDVGVELSLAMTLVFLGLCLAVVWWMFRTGYRLRP, encoded by the coding sequence ATGACATCGTTCGCCCTCAACCTGATCGGCATCAGGTCGATCTATCTCTTCGAGATGCGCCGCTGGGTGCGCACCTCCGGCCAGAGCGTGATCGCGCCGGTGCTGTCGACGGCGCTCTACTTCATCGTCTTCGGCTCGGCGATCGGCTCGCGCATCTCCTCCGTCGACGGGGTGAGCTACGGCGCCTTCATCGTGCCGGGGCTCACCATGCTGAGCCTGCTCACGCAGAGCATCTCGAATGCCGCCTTCGGCATCTACATCCCGAAGTGGAACGGCACGGTCTACGAGCTGATGTCGGCGCCGGTCGCCTGGTACGAGGTCGTCGCGGGCTACGTCGGCGCGGCGGCGACGAAGTCGATGCTGCTCGGCCTCATCATCCTCGTCACGGCGCGCTTCTTCGTCTCCTACGAGATCGCGCATCCCGTTTGGATGGCGACCTTCCTCGTCCTGATCGCGACGACCTTCAGCCTGTTCGGCTTCATCATCGGCGTCTGGGCCAAGGACTTCGAGCGGCTGCAGATCGTGCCGCTGCTCGTCGTCACGCCGCTCACCTTCCTCGGCGGCTCGTTCTATTCGATCTCGATGCTGCCGCCGTTCTGGCAGAAGGTGACGCTGGTGAACCCCGTCGTCTACCTCGTCTCGGGCTTCCGCTGGAGCTTCTACGGGCGGTCCGACGTCGGCGTGGAGCTGAGCCTCGCGATGACGCTGGTGTTCCTGGGCCTCTGCCTCGCCGTCGTCTGGTGGATGTTCCGCACCGGCTACCGCCTGCGGCCGTAG
- the yadG gene encoding putative transporter subunit: ATP-binding component of ABC superfamily protein (ID:RHAL1_03290;~source:Prodigal:2.6) — MPSVISIAGLTKTYASGFQALKSIDLEIARGEIFALLGPNGAGKTTLISTVCGLVNPSAGRVTVAGHDIQRDFRAARRIIGLVPQEISTDAFETVRATVAYSRGLFGKRADPAHIEKVLRDLSLWDKRDSPIMTLSGGMKRRVMIAKALSHEPEVLFLDEPTAGVDVELRRDMWSMVRGLRERGTTIILTTHYIDEAEELADRVGVINHGEIVLVEEKAALMKKLGRKQLSLLLQHPLAAIPAGLAAYDLERRADGAELVYTFDTQAEETGIASLLRDLQSAGVGLKDLNTRQSSLEDIFVSLVSTRQ, encoded by the coding sequence TTGCCCTCCGTCATCTCGATCGCCGGTCTCACCAAGACCTACGCGTCGGGCTTCCAAGCCTTGAAGTCCATCGACCTCGAGATCGCGCGGGGCGAGATCTTCGCGCTGCTCGGCCCCAACGGCGCCGGCAAGACGACGCTGATCTCGACCGTCTGCGGTCTCGTCAATCCGAGCGCCGGCCGCGTCACCGTCGCCGGCCACGACATCCAGCGCGACTTCCGCGCCGCACGCCGCATCATCGGCCTCGTGCCGCAGGAGATCTCGACCGATGCCTTTGAGACCGTGCGCGCGACGGTCGCCTACTCGCGCGGCCTCTTCGGCAAGCGCGCCGACCCCGCGCATATCGAGAAGGTGCTGCGCGACCTGTCGCTCTGGGACAAGCGCGACTCGCCGATCATGACGCTGTCCGGCGGCATGAAGCGCCGCGTGATGATCGCCAAGGCGCTGTCGCACGAGCCGGAGGTGCTGTTCCTGGACGAGCCGACCGCTGGCGTCGACGTCGAGCTGCGCCGCGACATGTGGTCGATGGTACGCGGCCTGCGCGAGCGCGGCACCACCATCATCCTCACCACGCACTACATCGACGAGGCGGAGGAGCTGGCCGACCGCGTCGGCGTCATCAATCACGGCGAGATCGTTCTCGTCGAGGAGAAGGCGGCGCTGATGAAGAAGCTCGGCCGCAAGCAGCTCTCGCTGCTGCTGCAGCATCCGCTCGCCGCGATCCCCGCCGGCCTCGCGGCCTACGATCTCGAGCGCCGCGCCGACGGCGCCGAGCTCGTCTACACGTTCGACACGCAGGCCGAGGAGACGGGCATCGCGTCGCTGCTGCGCGACCTGCAGTCGGCCGGCGTCGGCCTGAAGGACCTCAACACGCGGCAGAGCTCGCTCGAGGACATCTTCGTCAGCCTCGTCAGCACGCGCCAGTGA
- a CDS encoding Putative metal-binding membrane protein (fragment) (ID:RHAL1_03291;~source:Prodigal:2.6): MLIGLALLWSASPVAQASRNRCHRLRPIAPFGPNTLRDAVVQGATSGAACVGACWPWMLVPAAAGGAHLAAMVLVTLLLLLERMAPAAPPHWRWPPAVSMVAALA, from the coding sequence GTGCTCATCGGGCTGGCGCTTTTGTGGAGCGCCTCGCCCGTCGCGCAGGCCAGTCGCAACCGCTGCCATCGCCTGCGTCCGATCGCGCCGTTCGGGCCCAACACCCTGCGCGACGCGGTGGTGCAAGGTGCGACCAGCGGCGCGGCCTGCGTCGGCGCCTGCTGGCCGTGGATGCTGGTGCCGGCCGCCGCTGGCGGCGCGCACCTCGCCGCGATGGTTCTCGTGACGCTGCTGCTCTTGCTGGAGCGCATGGCGCCGGCGGCGCCGCCGCACTGGCGCTGGCCGCCCGCGGTCAGCATGGTCGCGGCGCTGGCGTAG
- the nemA_2 gene encoding N-ethylmaleimide reductase (ID:RHAL1_03292;~source:Prodigal:2.6), with product MPTLFDPIRLGAIEAPNRIIMAPLTRGRATRAHVPTPIMAEYYAQRADAGLIISEATGISQQGLGWPYAPGLWSDEQVEAWRPVVKAVHDAGGRFFAQLWHMGRVVHPSFLNGEQPVSASATTAPDHAHTYDGKQPYAEARALREDEIPGLLEDYRRAARNALKAGFDGVQIHAANGYLIDQFLRDNANLRTDGYGGGIENRTRLLREVTQAVVDTVGADRTAVRLSPNGAIQGVDDSNAPALFVAAATVLSKLGIAFLEMREPIPEGTFGKPSTPPVAPAIRKVFANPLILNSDYDLARAEADVASGLADAIAFGRPFIANPDLVTRLKTRASLNKDVAKTWYSQGPEGYVDYPALGGDAVAAQ from the coding sequence ATGCCGACCCTATTCGATCCGATCCGCCTCGGGGCGATCGAGGCGCCGAACCGCATCATCATGGCGCCGCTGACGCGCGGCCGCGCGACGCGCGCGCACGTGCCGACGCCGATCATGGCGGAGTACTATGCGCAGCGCGCCGACGCCGGCCTCATCATCTCCGAGGCGACCGGCATCTCGCAGCAGGGGCTGGGCTGGCCCTATGCGCCGGGTCTGTGGAGCGACGAGCAGGTCGAGGCGTGGCGCCCGGTGGTGAAAGCCGTGCACGATGCCGGCGGCCGCTTCTTCGCCCAGCTCTGGCACATGGGCCGCGTGGTGCACCCGAGCTTCCTTAATGGCGAGCAGCCCGTCTCCGCCTCGGCGACGACGGCGCCCGATCATGCGCACACCTATGACGGCAAGCAGCCCTATGCGGAGGCCCGCGCGCTGCGCGAGGATGAGATCCCCGGCCTGCTGGAAGACTACCGCCGCGCCGCGCGCAACGCGCTGAAGGCCGGCTTCGACGGCGTGCAGATCCACGCCGCGAACGGCTACCTGATCGACCAGTTCCTGCGCGACAACGCGAACCTGCGCACCGACGGCTACGGCGGCGGCATCGAGAACCGCACGCGGCTCTTGCGCGAGGTGACGCAGGCGGTGGTCGACACGGTCGGCGCCGACCGCACCGCGGTCCGTTTGTCCCCGAACGGTGCCATCCAGGGCGTCGACGACTCGAACGCGCCCGCGCTCTTCGTCGCCGCGGCGACGGTGCTGTCGAAGCTCGGCATCGCCTTCCTCGAGATGCGCGAGCCGATCCCTGAGGGCACGTTCGGCAAGCCCTCGACGCCGCCGGTCGCGCCGGCGATCCGCAAGGTCTTCGCGAACCCGCTGATCCTCAACTCCGACTACGACCTCGCCCGCGCCGAGGCCGACGTCGCCTCCGGCCTCGCCGACGCCATCGCCTTCGGCCGGCCGTTCATCGCCAACCCGGACTTGGTCACGCGCCTCAAGACGCGCGCCAGCTTGAACAAGGACGTGGCGAAGACCTGGTACAGCCAGGGGCCGGAAGGATATGTCGACTATCCGGCGCTCGGCGGGGACGCCGTAGCGGCGCAGTAG
- the ureC_2 gene encoding Urease subunit alpha (ID:RHAL1_03293;~source:Prodigal:2.6) — protein sequence MMSSDSQAMGRVGEVIIRTWQTADKMKRQFGALAGDGPADNARAKRYVAKYTINPAIAHGLSRHVGSVEVGKLADLVVWTPAFFGVKPDLVLKGGVIAMAAMGDPNASIPTPQPVHYRPMFGSYGATLAATSLTFVSKVSLDKGLAARLRTSRVLVAVENTRAGISKASMIHNDATPALKVDPETYRVEADGRHLTCEPARELPMAQRYFLF from the coding sequence ATGATGAGCTCGGATTCACAGGCGATGGGGCGCGTCGGCGAGGTCATCATCCGCACCTGGCAGACGGCGGACAAGATGAAGCGCCAGTTCGGCGCGCTCGCCGGCGACGGGCCGGCCGACAATGCCCGCGCCAAGCGCTATGTCGCGAAATACACGATCAATCCGGCGATCGCGCACGGCCTCTCACGGCACGTCGGCTCGGTCGAGGTCGGCAAGCTCGCCGACCTGGTGGTTTGGACCCCCGCCTTCTTCGGCGTGAAGCCGGACCTCGTCCTGAAGGGCGGCGTCATCGCCATGGCCGCGATGGGCGACCCCAACGCCTCGATCCCGACGCCGCAGCCCGTGCACTACCGCCCGATGTTCGGATCCTACGGCGCGACGCTGGCCGCAACCTCGCTCACCTTCGTCTCGAAGGTCTCACTCGACAAGGGGCTCGCCGCGCGGCTGCGCACGTCGCGGGTGCTCGTCGCCGTGGAGAACACGCGCGCCGGCATCTCCAAGGCGAGCATGATCCACAACGACGCGACGCCGGCGCTGAAGGTCGACCCCGAAACTTATCGCGTCGAGGCCGACGGCCGGCACCTCACCTGCGAGCCGGCGCGCGAGCTGCCGATGGCGCAGCGCTACTTCTTGTTTTGA
- the ureC_3 gene encoding Urease subunit alpha (ID:RHAL1_03294;~source:Prodigal:2.6): MPTSLPRAAYADIFGPTVGDRVRLADTTLFIEVERDVTIYGEEVKFGGGKVIRDGMGQGQTTRAQGAPDTVITNALILDHWGIVKADIGLKDGRIAAIGKAGNPAIQPGVTIPIGPGTEIIAGEGKIVTAGGMDSHIHFICPQQIEEALASGITTMLGGGTGPATGTYATTCTPGPWHIARMIESADAFAMNLGFAGKGNAATPAGLVEQVEGGACALKLHEDWGTTPAAIDCCLSVADDHDIQVMIHSDTLNEGGFVEDTIKAFKGRTIHAFHTEGAGGGHAPDIITVAGLPNVLPSSTNPTRPFTVNTLDEHLDMLMVCHHLDPSIPRTSPSPRAASAARPSRPKTCCTTSARSR; encoded by the coding sequence ATGCCCACCAGCCTGCCCCGCGCCGCCTATGCCGACATATTCGGCCCGACCGTCGGCGACCGCGTCCGGCTCGCCGACACGACGCTCTTCATCGAGGTCGAGCGCGACGTCACGATCTACGGCGAGGAGGTGAAGTTCGGCGGCGGCAAGGTGATCCGCGACGGCATGGGGCAGGGGCAGACGACGCGGGCGCAGGGCGCGCCCGACACGGTGATCACCAACGCGCTGATCCTCGATCACTGGGGGATCGTGAAGGCCGACATCGGCCTGAAGGACGGGCGCATCGCCGCGATCGGCAAGGCCGGCAATCCGGCGATCCAGCCGGGCGTGACGATCCCGATCGGGCCCGGCACCGAGATCATCGCCGGCGAGGGCAAGATCGTCACCGCGGGCGGCATGGACTCGCACATCCACTTCATCTGCCCGCAGCAGATCGAGGAGGCGCTGGCGTCGGGCATCACCACGATGCTCGGCGGCGGCACGGGGCCGGCGACCGGCACCTACGCCACGACCTGCACGCCCGGCCCCTGGCACATCGCGCGGATGATCGAGTCGGCCGACGCGTTCGCGATGAACCTCGGCTTCGCCGGCAAGGGCAATGCCGCGACGCCGGCGGGACTGGTGGAGCAGGTCGAAGGGGGCGCCTGCGCGCTGAAGCTGCACGAGGACTGGGGCACGACGCCGGCGGCGATCGACTGCTGCCTGTCGGTCGCCGACGACCACGACATCCAGGTGATGATCCACTCCGACACGCTGAACGAGGGCGGCTTCGTCGAGGACACGATCAAGGCGTTCAAGGGCCGCACGATCCACGCCTTCCACACCGAAGGCGCCGGCGGCGGCCACGCCCCCGACATCATCACCGTCGCCGGGCTGCCGAACGTGCTGCCCTCCTCGACCAACCCGACGCGGCCGTTCACCGTCAACACGCTCGACGAGCATCTCGACATGCTGATGGTTTGCCATCACCTCGATCCGTCGATCCCGAGGACCTCGCCTTCGCCGAGAGCCGCATCCGCGGCGAGACCATCGCGGCCGAAGACCTGCTGCACGACATCGGCGCGCTCTCGATGA
- a CDS encoding Efflux RND transporter periplasmic adaptor subunit (ID:RHAL1_03295;~source:Prodigal:2.6): protein MDAHALQPDQGDGAIALEKVGAAGQHMARKAARKAGRVRGVSRTLRRRPLLTLALLALPLAGAGVFLLSHGGPRAAAPLAAAPPAVVRSALVTPSLAGGRSFTGVIHARYESGLGFRVNGKILERLVDAGDAVRKGQPLMRLDPTDFALALKAAHAAVEAARATATQAASDEQRRRKLVAEGWVTPQAYEQNKAAADASAAQLRSALAQEKQAEDQASYAVLEADSDGVIMEVPGEPGQVVAAGQPVVRLAHQGAREAEVYLPEGTERMAGDAAVAHLYARPNDAIPARLRELSSMADPATRTYRARYILDGAGKDAPLGATVTLELSAGADAGRSHDVPIGALFDNGSGPAVWVIDAATSTVKARAVSVLRMGEELAAVSGDLRTGERIVALGAQLLRQDEKVEIGVAPLETVTR from the coding sequence ATGGACGCGCATGCTCTTCAGCCGGACCAGGGGGACGGCGCGATCGCCCTGGAGAAAGTCGGCGCCGCCGGCCAGCACATGGCGCGGAAAGCGGCGCGCAAGGCCGGACGCGTCCGCGGCGTCTCCCGCACGCTCCGCCGCCGTCCGCTCCTGACGCTGGCGCTGCTCGCCCTGCCGCTCGCCGGCGCGGGCGTGTTCCTCCTCTCGCACGGCGGCCCGCGAGCGGCGGCGCCCCTAGCGGCCGCGCCGCCCGCCGTGGTGCGCAGCGCCCTCGTCACGCCGAGCCTCGCCGGCGGCCGCAGCTTCACCGGCGTCATCCATGCCCGCTACGAGAGCGGCCTCGGCTTCCGCGTGAACGGCAAGATTCTGGAGCGCCTCGTCGATGCCGGCGACGCGGTGCGCAAGGGCCAGCCGCTGATGCGCCTCGACCCCACCGACTTCGCGCTGGCGCTGAAGGCCGCGCATGCCGCCGTGGAGGCGGCGCGGGCCACCGCGACCCAGGCGGCGTCGGACGAGCAGCGCCGGCGCAAGCTGGTCGCCGAGGGCTGGGTGACGCCGCAGGCCTACGAGCAGAACAAGGCCGCCGCCGACGCCTCCGCCGCGCAGCTCCGCTCCGCTCTGGCGCAGGAGAAGCAGGCCGAGGACCAGGCGAGCTACGCGGTGCTCGAGGCCGACTCCGACGGTGTCATCATGGAGGTGCCGGGCGAGCCGGGCCAGGTCGTGGCGGCCGGCCAGCCCGTCGTGCGCCTCGCGCACCAGGGCGCGCGCGAAGCCGAGGTCTACCTGCCCGAGGGCACCGAGCGCATGGCCGGCGACGCGGCGGTCGCGCATCTCTATGCCAGGCCGAACGACGCGATCCCGGCGCGCCTGCGCGAGCTGTCGTCGATGGCCGATCCCGCGACCCGCACCTATCGCGCCCGCTACATCCTCGACGGCGCCGGCAAGGACGCGCCGCTCGGCGCGACCGTGACGCTGGAGCTTTCCGCCGGCGCCGACGCAGGCCGCAGCCACGACGTGCCGATCGGCGCGCTGTTCGACAACGGCAGCGGCCCCGCCGTCTGGGTCATCGACGCGGCGACCTCGACCGTGAAGGCGCGTGCCGTCTCCGTCCTGCGCATGGGCGAGGAGCTGGCGGCGGTGTCGGGCGATCTGAGGACGGGCGAGCGCATCGTCGCGCTCGGCGCCCAGCTCCTGCGGCAGGACGAGAAGGTCGAGATCGGCGTCGCGCCGCTCGAGACGGTGACGCGATGA